The genome window AGGGATCATTTCGATAAATAAAGACGGGATTATTACAACATTCAACCCCGCCGCCGAGATGATTACCCGAAGAGCCAGAAATGAGGCTATCGGTAAATTTCTGACGGACGTCGTAATACCAACCGGCCTTTTGGAAATTCTGGAGACAGGTGAAACTAAGTTCGGTCAAAGGCTTCCGGTAAAGTATTCGGTAGGCACAAGAATATACGTCAGCAACCGCAGTCCTATTATCGAAGACGGCAAGGTTATTGGAGCAGTAGGCATTTTTCAGGACATTTCCGAGATTGAGTTTATATCTCATGAATTAGAATCTGTTAAAGAGCTGAACAAGGAACTAAAAGCGTTGATTGAGTCTTCATACGACGGCATTTTGATTGCAAGGCGTGATGGTGTTGTTTCCCAGGTAAATGAAGCATACACCAGAATGACCGGTCTCAGGGCCAAAGATATCGTTGGCCGGCCATTTCAGAAGCTGGTGGAAGGTGGTCATTACGCCTCGTCGATTGTAGATGCCGTCTTGAAGAAAAAAAAGGCTGTCACCAATTTGCAGACTTCACCGATGGGGAACAGGCTTCTGATCACCGGCAACCCTGTGGCTAACGAGCGTGGTGAAATTGTCAGGGTCGTAATCAACGTGCGGGATCTTACCGAGTTCGAAAAGTTAAGACAGGAACTGCATGACAGTAAAAATCTTAACCGGCGTTATCAGGCGGAATTGAGCACAAGGAACGACCAGCGCAATAAAGAACAGGACTTAACCAGCAGTTCGCCGGAAATGCAAAGTGTTATTGATCTTTGCACCAGGGTGGCTCAAGTGGACTCAACAGTGCTGCTGATCGGTGATTCCGGCGTGGGCAAGGAAGTGCTGGCTAAGCATATTCATAGTCAAAGTGCCCGCAAGCAAGGGCCGTTTATCAAAATTAACTGCGGCGCAATTCCAGAGACGTTGTTGGAGTCGGAACTTTTCGGCTATGAGCGCGGGGCTTTTACCGGCGCTGGAAAAGACGGGAAGCCCGGTATATTTGAAATGGCCCATAACGGCACCCTGCTCTTGGATGAAATCGGCGATTTGCCGCTGTCGCTGCAAGTTAAATTGTTAAGGGTACTGCAGGATAAGGAGATCATTAGAGTCGGGGGGACAAAAACGCGCAGTGTGGATGTGCGCATTTTGGCCGCGACAAACCGGAACCTGGCAGACATGGTTCAACAGGGCTCTTTCAGGGAAGACTTGTTTTTCCGCCTGAATGTTGTTCCGGTGCAGATTCCGCCTTTAAGGGACCGCCGTTCAGACATTGTTCCGTTGTTAAATTTCTTCTGTGAAAAATATTATAAGAAATATGGCATCAGGAAGCAGTTTTCCCCTGAAGTTCTCAAAATATTTTATGAGTATCACTGGCCCGGCAATATCAGGGAACTGGAGAATATTGTTGAGAGAATGGTGGTAACCGAGCCTGAAACGGTTATCACACCCAAACACTTGCCGGAGAGCCTGCGCTACGTGATGAATAATACTTCAGCGAAAGTAATGGTGCAGGGAGTGCTTCCGTTTAAAGAGGCGCTCCTGGAAATGGAGAGCCAGTTGATCAATGAGGCGCTGAATTTATACGGGAGCACTTATAAGGCCGCTAAAGTGCTTGGGATTGACCAGTCTACTGTAATAAGAAAACTACAAAAAATAAAGCAATTTAAAAACAACCGTCAGGAACAAGCAAACAGTTTCAGTGTAATTAAATAAAGGTCAATTTATCATGTTTAATTAATACGGGAGGTGTTGTCCATTATATAACTGGTTAAGTTGTTTGAAATAAAGTTAAGTGGATTACAAAGTCGATACTAAAAAAGGGAAAGGAAAAGGTTTTCGCGGCATGATTTTCGTGAAGTGCTATGCCGCCTCCCGGGTAGTCGGCGGGAGTGGGACGTGTGTCCCGAAACCGGGGAATGGAATGAATATTGCAGTTCTCTTAAAACAAACCTTCGACACAGAAGCAAAAATCGAGATCGCGGGCGGCGCGATTAACAAAAAGGGCGTTGGCCTGATTGTCAACCCCTACGATGAGTATGCTGTGGAAGAAGCGCTCAAGCTTAAGGAAAAGAATGGCGGCGAGGTAACTATTATATCTGTCGGGGCGGATACCCCGGACGCGATGCGTCAAGCGCTGGCCATGGGAGCGGATAAAGCTATTAGTGTGGAAGATCCCGCTCTTGAGGGTGGTGACGAGTATACCACAGCCGTTGTGTTGGCTAAAGCGGTAAGCACTATACCGTATGATCTGATTCTGGCCGGTTGGCGTGAAGGTTCCGCCCAGGTAGCGGTGCGGGTTGCCGAGGAACTTGGCCTGCCGCATATTAACGTAGTGACCAAACTGGATGTCGATGGCGGTAAAGCTACAGCCACCAGAGATATCGAAGGCGGCAACGAAATCGTTGAAGTGCCGGTGCCCGCTGTGATTACTGCTCAAAAAGGCTTGAATGAGCCGCGTTATCCCTCAATGAAGGGCATTATGCAAGCTAAGAAAAAGCCCATCCAAAAGCTCTCCCTGGGTGACCTGGGACTGAGTGCCGATCAAGTAGCGGCCAAAGTTAAAGTACAATCTTACTTCCTTCCCAGCGCTAAAGCCGCGGGCAAAATGATCGCCGGTGAAGCGCCCCAAGCTGCCGCCGAACTGGCGCGGCTGTTGCGGGAAGAAGCAAACGCTATCTAAGGGAGGGGAAAAATAATGGCAAAAGGAATACTTGTATTTGCGGAAGTAAAAGATGGTAAAGTTAAAAACGTGGCTTTCGAGATGTTAAGCGCCGGCCGTAAAATAGCTGGTCAAACCGGTGACGAACTTGCCGCCGTCCTGATTGGTAAAGGCGTGGCAGGTTTGGCAGGCTCGCTTGCCGAATATGGCGCCGACAAGATTTACGTGGCCGAAGATGACAAGTTGGCGCAATATACCACAGACGCCTACAGCAAAGTGCTGGCCGACCTGATTAAAGAAACAGATCCCGCCACAGTGCTGTTCGGCTGCACCGTATTGGGCCGCGACCTGGCTGCCAAAACGGCGCAGAAGGTTAAAGCCGGCCTGCTGTCCGACTGCATCGCGATGGAAATTGAAGGCGGCAACCTGGTATTCACCCGTCCCGTATATTCCGGCAAAGCCTTATTAAAAGCCGGCATTCCCGAATCCAGCCCGGCGATGGCTACTATCCGCCCCAATGTGCTGACTGCCGAACCGGGTGCGGGCAAAGGAGAAGTTGTCAACTATGCTGTGAAACTGGATGCAGGCGACCTGCGCCAGGTAATTAAAGATGTGATTCTGCAGATTTCCTCCAGGCCGGAGCTCACCGAGGCAAACGTG of Pelotomaculum isophthalicicum JI contains these proteins:
- a CDS encoding sigma-54-dependent Fis family transcriptional regulator, whose amino-acid sequence is MLANLIKKPPLTLCPDQTIGDVLRLWQEHPIGVVGIVDEQGRLLGVVGSGLTFRDGTPISLDTKLAEVMDKNFISMSPDVYQEEAWTAPSEVIAIVDADGKLQGISTKYDLATSLYPYTKFISRELDAVLNAAHTGIISINKDGIITTFNPAAEMITRRARNEAIGKFLTDVVIPTGLLEILETGETKFGQRLPVKYSVGTRIYVSNRSPIIEDGKVIGAVGIFQDISEIEFISHELESVKELNKELKALIESSYDGILIARRDGVVSQVNEAYTRMTGLRAKDIVGRPFQKLVEGGHYASSIVDAVLKKKKAVTNLQTSPMGNRLLITGNPVANERGEIVRVVINVRDLTEFEKLRQELHDSKNLNRRYQAELSTRNDQRNKEQDLTSSSPEMQSVIDLCTRVAQVDSTVLLIGDSGVGKEVLAKHIHSQSARKQGPFIKINCGAIPETLLESELFGYERGAFTGAGKDGKPGIFEMAHNGTLLLDEIGDLPLSLQVKLLRVLQDKEIIRVGGTKTRSVDVRILAATNRNLADMVQQGSFREDLFFRLNVVPVQIPPLRDRRSDIVPLLNFFCEKYYKKYGIRKQFSPEVLKIFYEYHWPGNIRELENIVERMVVTEPETVITPKHLPESLRYVMNNTSAKVMVQGVLPFKEALLEMESQLINEALNLYGSTYKAAKVLGIDQSTVIRKLQKIKQFKNNRQEQANSFSVIK
- a CDS encoding electron transfer flavoprotein subunit beta/FixA family protein, coding for MNIAVLLKQTFDTEAKIEIAGGAINKKGVGLIVNPYDEYAVEEALKLKEKNGGEVTIISVGADTPDAMRQALAMGADKAISVEDPALEGGDEYTTAVVLAKAVSTIPYDLILAGWREGSAQVAVRVAEELGLPHINVVTKLDVDGGKATATRDIEGGNEIVEVPVPAVITAQKGLNEPRYPSMKGIMQAKKKPIQKLSLGDLGLSADQVAAKVKVQSYFLPSAKAAGKMIAGEAPQAAAELARLLREEANAI
- a CDS encoding electron transfer flavoprotein subunit alpha/FixB family protein, producing the protein MAKGILVFAEVKDGKVKNVAFEMLSAGRKIAGQTGDELAAVLIGKGVAGLAGSLAEYGADKIYVAEDDKLAQYTTDAYSKVLADLIKETDPATVLFGCTVLGRDLAAKTAQKVKAGLLSDCIAMEIEGGNLVFTRPVYSGKALLKAGIPESSPAMATIRPNVLTAEPGAGKGEVVNYAVKLDAGDLRQVIKDVILQISSRPELTEANVIVSGGRGMKGPEGFKVLEDLADVLGGAVGASRAAVDAGWIGQNLQVGQTGKVVSPTLYFACGISGAIQHMAGMSSSKCIVAINKDEEAAIFRVADYGIVGDLFEVVPILTEEIKKVVGK